The segment ACGGCAGTGCCGGGCTCCCGCTCGGCGAGGACCCGGCCGGGCTGGTCGACCAGGCCCTGCGCGCGCTCTACGCCGACCTGCTGTACACCGCCGCCTCGCCCGGGCTCTCCGCGGCGGCGGTCGGCGCCGCGACCCTGCGCGGGGTGCGCAGTTGGACGGCGGTGGGCGCGGAACTGCCCTGCGGCACCGGGCTGTGCCTGGGCTGCGTGCTGCCGGTGCGTGACGCGGACGGCGTCAGCCGGCTGGTGCGGGCCTGCACCGAGGGGCCGGTCTTCGACGGCGCCCGGGTCCGCTGGGGCGGGCTGGGCACCGTACCGGCGGACGTGGAAGGGGCGGGGGTGATCGCGTGACGGACCGTCAGGACGTCGACCTGACCGCGCCGTTGGGGTCCGGGACGGTGCCGAACCCGTTGTCCACCGCGGCGGGGTGCGCCGGGTTCGGGCGGGAGCTGGCGCGGTTCGTGCCCTTGGACGAGCTGGGGACGCTGACCACGCGGACGGTGCTGCCGCGGGCGGGGGCCGGGTTGCCGGGGCCGCGGATCGTCGCGGTGCCGGGCGGGGTGCTGAACGCCGTGGGCGGCCAGCAGCCGGGCATCGACGGGTTCCTGCGGCGCGAGCTGCCCTGGCTGGCGGAGCGGGGGGTGCGCACCGTGGTGTCGATCGGCGGGCACCGGCTGGAGGACTTCGCGGAGCTGGCCGCCCGGCTGGCGGGGCGGGATGGGGTGCGCGGCCTGGAGCTGAACCTGTCCGCGCCGGGCGCCGCCGACCGGGGGCTGCTGTTCGCGGCCAACCCGGCGGTCAGCTACGACGTGGTCGCCGCGGTGAGGGCCGCCGCGCCCGGGCTGCCGGTCTACGCCAAGCTGGCCCCCGACCAGGGGTCGGTCACCGAGGTCGCGGCCGCCTGCGTGGCGGCCGGGGCCGACGGCCTGTCGATGGTCAACACCGCCCGGGGCATGGCCATCGACCTGGACGCCCGCCGTCCCGCCCTGGGCGCGCCCGGCGGCCTGGGCGGCCTGTCCGGGCCGGCGCTGCGGCCGATCGCGGTGCGCTGCGTGTTCCAGGTGCACGCCGGGATGCGGGCCGGGCGGATGCCGACGGTGCCGATCCTCGCCATGGGCGGGGTGCGCACCGGCCGGGACGCCCTGGAGTTCACCCTGGCCGGCGCGTCCGGCGTCGCGGTCGGCTCGGAGCTGCTGCGCGACCCGACCGCACCGCTGCGGATCCTCGACGAACTGCGGACGGAGCTCGCCGAGCGCGGCTTCGCCGCCTACACCGACGCGGTGGGGCTCGCCCACCGCACCACCACGACGGAAGACGGAAGACAGTAGATGACTGACAGCACGCCCTTCGGTGCCCGCCTGCGGACCGCCCTCGACACCCGGGGCCAGCTCTGCGTCGGCATCGACCCGCACGCCTCGCTGCTCACCGCCTGGGGGTTGAACGACGACCTGGCCGGGCTGGAGACCTTCTCCCGCACCGTGGTCGAGGCGCTGGCGGACCGGGTCGCGGTGCTCAAGCCGCAGTCCGCGTTCTTCGAGCGCTTCGGCAGCCGCGGCATCGCGGTCCTGGAGCGCTCGGTGGCCGAGGCCCGGGCGGCCGGGGCGCTGGTGCTGATGGACGCCAAGCGCGGCGACATCGGTTCGACCATGGCCGCGTACGCCGAGACCTTCCTGTCCCCGGACAGCCCGCTGTTCTCGGACGCGCTCACCGTCAGCCCGTACCTGGGCTTCGGTTCGCTGCAGCCGGCCGTGGACCTGGCGCACGCCAACGGGTGTGGGCTGTTCGCGCTGGCGCTGACCTCCAACCCGGAGGGGCACGAGGTGCAGCGCGCGGTCGGGGCGGACGGGCAGAGCGTGGCGCAGGCGGTGCTGCGGCGGCTGGCGGCGGAGAACGCGGGCGCCGAGCCGCTGGGGTCGTTCGGCGCGGTGGTCGGCGCGACGCTCGCCGACGCCGGGGTGGACCTGGCGATCAACGGCCCGCTGCTGGCCCCCGGGGTGGGCGCGCAGGGCGCCACCGCGGCCGACCTGCCGCGGGTCTTCGGCGACCAGGTGCGCAACGTGGTGCCCTCGGTGAGCCGCGACGTGCTCCGGCACGGGCC is part of the Kitasatospora cineracea genome and harbors:
- the pyrF gene encoding orotidine-5'-phosphate decarboxylase, with product MTDSTPFGARLRTALDTRGQLCVGIDPHASLLTAWGLNDDLAGLETFSRTVVEALADRVAVLKPQSAFFERFGSRGIAVLERSVAEARAAGALVLMDAKRGDIGSTMAAYAETFLSPDSPLFSDALTVSPYLGFGSLQPAVDLAHANGCGLFALALTSNPEGHEVQRAVGADGQSVAQAVLRRLAAENAGAEPLGSFGAVVGATLADAGVDLAINGPLLAPGVGAQGATAADLPRVFGDQVRNVVPSVSRDVLRHGPSVAALRQAAQAFVNDVRGVTNA
- a CDS encoding dihydroorotate dehydrogenase, whose amino-acid sequence is MTDRQDVDLTAPLGSGTVPNPLSTAAGCAGFGRELARFVPLDELGTLTTRTVLPRAGAGLPGPRIVAVPGGVLNAVGGQQPGIDGFLRRELPWLAERGVRTVVSIGGHRLEDFAELAARLAGRDGVRGLELNLSAPGAADRGLLFAANPAVSYDVVAAVRAAAPGLPVYAKLAPDQGSVTEVAAACVAAGADGLSMVNTARGMAIDLDARRPALGAPGGLGGLSGPALRPIAVRCVFQVHAGMRAGRMPTVPILAMGGVRTGRDALEFTLAGASGVAVGSELLRDPTAPLRILDELRTELAERGFAAYTDAVGLAHRTTTTEDGRQ